The following proteins are encoded in a genomic region of Arcobacter cloacae:
- a CDS encoding HU family DNA-binding protein, producing the protein MNKAEFIDAVAAKAGLSKKDAKGAVDAVLDTITEALVKKESVSFIGFGTFAVSERAARTAKVPGTDKTVDVPATTVAKFKVGKALKEAVSGK; encoded by the coding sequence ATGAACAAGGCAGAATTTATTGATGCAGTAGCTGCAAAAGCTGGTTTATCTAAAAAAGACGCAAAAGGTGCAGTTGATGCAGTTTTAGACACAATTACTGAGGCTTTAGTTAAAAAAGAGTCTGTAAGTTTTATCGGATTTGGTACATTCGCTGTTAGCGAAAGAGCTGCAAGAACTGCAAAAGTTCCAGGAACAGATAAAACTGTTGATGTTCCAGCTACTACTGTTGCTAAATTCAAAGTTGGAAAAGCTCTAAAAGAAGCTGTTTCTGGTAAATAG